One genomic region from Apodemus sylvaticus chromosome 1, mApoSyl1.1, whole genome shotgun sequence encodes:
- the Mob2 gene encoding MOB kinase activator 2 isoform X4, giving the protein MAVCNTQYYWYDERGKKVKCTAPQYVDFVMSSVQKLVTDEDVFPTKYGREFPSSFESLVKKICKYLFHVLGHIYWAHFKETLALELHGHLNTLYVHFILFAREFNLLDPKETAVMDDLTEVLCSSPGNSGATGDAASSGASGAQNHVKER; this is encoded by the exons ACAATACTACTGGTATGATGAGCGGGGGAAGAAGGTCAAGTGCACCGCCCCCCAGTATGTTGACTTTGTCATGAGCTCTGTGCAGAAGCTGGTAACTGATGAAGATGTGTTCCCCACAAAATACG GCAGAGAATTCCCCAGCTCCTTTGAGTCCTTGGTGAAGAAGATCTGCAAGTATCTGTTTCACGTGTTGGGCCACATCTACTGGGCCCACTTCAAGGAGACCCTGGCCCTTGAGCTGCATGGACACTTGAACACACTGTACGTGCATTTCATCCTCTTTGCCAGAGAGTTCAACCTGCTTGACCCCAAAGAAACCGCTGTCATGGACGACCTCACTGAGGTGCTTTGCAGCAGCCCGGGTAACAGTGGTGCCACTGGGGATGCGGCCAGCAGTGGAGCTTCCGGAGCACAGAACCACGTGAAGGAGAGATGA